The following are from one region of the Populus trichocarpa isolate Nisqually-1 chromosome 8, P.trichocarpa_v4.1, whole genome shotgun sequence genome:
- the LOC7462143 gene encoding uncharacterized protein LOC7462143 isoform X2: MWSWGKAPDIGDASRASPEVFCPSSIFFSVFFMIARHCPGQSNWISKRHNVDISCFIHLVQVRKITFAGSTAVGKKFMAGAAGTVKRLASKFRNRGQTCVCANRIIGQEDAFSKAVQRMLVGDGFSKGVAQIGGECALTSQTGGLDF; this comes from the exons ATGTGGTCATGGGGGAAAGCTCCTGATATTGGCGATGCATCACGTGCAAGTCCTGAGGTTTTCTGCCCTTCGTcaattttcttctctgttttctttatgATAGCACGGCATTGTCCTGGTCAGAGTAATTGGATATCCAAACGACATAATGTTGATATTTCTTGCTTTATACATCTGGTTCAGGTAAGAAAAATCACTTTCGCAGGATCAACAGCTGTGGGAAAGAAGTTTATGGCTGGTGCTGCTGGAACTGTTAAAAGG CTTGCATCAAAGTTCCGTAATAGGGGACAAACATGTGTTTGTGCAAACAGAATAATCGGGCAAGAGG ATGCTTTTTCAAAGGCTGTTCAGAGGATGCTAGTTGGAGATGGATTTAGTAAAGGTGTGGCGCAG ATTGGAGGTGAATGTGCTTTGACAAGCCAAACTGGAGGTCTTGATTTTTGA
- the LOC7462143 gene encoding succinate-semialdehyde dehydrogenase, mitochondrial isoform X1 translates to MWSWGKAPDIGDASRASPEVFCPSSIFFSVFFMIARHCPGQSNWISKRHNVDISCFIHLVQVRKITFAGSTAVGKKFMAGAAGTVKRLASKFRNRGQTCVCANRIIGQEGIFDKFADAFSKAVQRMLVGDGFSKGVAQIGGECALTSQTGGLDF, encoded by the exons ATGTGGTCATGGGGGAAAGCTCCTGATATTGGCGATGCATCACGTGCAAGTCCTGAGGTTTTCTGCCCTTCGTcaattttcttctctgttttctttatgATAGCACGGCATTGTCCTGGTCAGAGTAATTGGATATCCAAACGACATAATGTTGATATTTCTTGCTTTATACATCTGGTTCAGGTAAGAAAAATCACTTTCGCAGGATCAACAGCTGTGGGAAAGAAGTTTATGGCTGGTGCTGCTGGAACTGTTAAAAGG CTTGCATCAAAGTTCCGTAATAGGGGACAAACATGTGTTTGTGCAAACAGAATAATCGGGCAAGAGG GTATCTTTGACAAATTTGCAGATGCTTTTTCAAAGGCTGTTCAGAGGATGCTAGTTGGAGATGGATTTAGTAAAGGTGTGGCGCAG ATTGGAGGTGAATGTGCTTTGACAAGCCAAACTGGAGGTCTTGATTTTTGA
- the LOC7462143 gene encoding succinate-semialdehyde dehydrogenase, mitochondrial isoform X3 translates to MWSWGKAPDIGDASRASPEVRKITFAGSTAVGKKFMAGAAGTVKRLASKFRNRGQTCVCANRIIGQEGIFDKFADAFSKAVQRMLVGDGFSKGVAQLQTLINYFVYQTSHHYPNNNYLTLEVNVL, encoded by the exons ATGTGGTCATGGGGGAAAGCTCCTGATATTGGCGATGCATCACGTGCAAGTCCTGAG GTAAGAAAAATCACTTTCGCAGGATCAACAGCTGTGGGAAAGAAGTTTATGGCTGGTGCTGCTGGAACTGTTAAAAGG CTTGCATCAAAGTTCCGTAATAGGGGACAAACATGTGTTTGTGCAAACAGAATAATCGGGCAAGAGG GTATCTTTGACAAATTTGCAGATGCTTTTTCAAAGGCTGTTCAGAGGATGCTAGTTGGAGATGGATTTAGTAAAGGTGTGGCGCAG TTACAAACCTTGATCAACTACTTCGTTTATCAAACCTCTCACCACTATCCCAACAACAATTACTTGAC ATTGGAGGTGAATGTGCTTTGA
- the LOC7460668 gene encoding ALA-interacting subunit 1, which translates to MSSHAASSSNGGNGSGDSDAPRRNSKRPKYSKFTQQELPACKPILTPRWVVSAFMIIAIVFIPIGIACLLGSRDVVEVSKRYEIDCIPPENRSNKVQFIQSSANKTCTISMTIPKRMKKPIYVYYQLDNFYQNHRRYVKSRSDKQLKSLSKETDTSSCKPEDTTAGGAAIVPCGLIAWSMFNDTYNFSRLNQELTVNKKGIAWKSDKQKRFGKDVFPKNFQGGGLQGGKILNEKIPLNEQEDLMVWMRTAALPTFRKLYGKIEVDLEANEVINVTLDNNYNTYSFNGKKKLVLSTTSWIGGRNDFLGIAYLTVGMICLALAMGFTAVYFIKPRRLGDPTFLSWNRGPGSQ; encoded by the exons ATGAGCAGTCACGCGGCTTCGTCCAGCAATGGAGGCAATGGATCGGGCGATTCTGATGCTCCAAGAAGGAATTCAAAGCGACccaaat ATTCAAAGTTTACACAACAAGAACTTCCTGCTTGCAAGCCAATTCTCACACCACGATGG GTGGTGTCTGCATTCATGATTATTGCCATTGTCTTCATTCCTATTGGcattgcttgcttgcttggtTCCCGAGAT GTTGTTGAAGTTTCTAAACGGTATGAAATAGACTGTATTCCTCCTGAAAATAGAAGCAATAAGGTCCAATTTATTCAAAGCTCTGCCAATAAAACATGCACAATATCAATGACG ATCCCTAAGCGTATGAAGAAACCTATTTATGTTTACTATCAGCTTGACAACTTCTACCAGAATCATCGTAG GTATGTGAAGAGCCGAAGTGACAAGCAGTTGAAAAGTTTGAGCAAAGAGACCGATACAAGTAGTTGCAAGCCAGAAGATACCACAGCTGGGGGGGCGGCGATTGTACCCTGTGGTCTAATAGCTTGGAGTATGTTTAATGATACTTATAACTTCTCCAGGCTGAACCAAGAATTGACTGTGAATAAGAAGGGAATTGCTTGGAAGAGTGATAAGCAGAAAAGGTTTGGTAAAGATGTGTTTCCTAAAAATTTTCAGGGTGGAGGTCTTCAAGGTGGTAAAATTCTCAATGAAAAAATACCA TTGAATGAGCAGGAGGACCTCATGGTTTGGATGCGAACTGCAGCTCTGCCAACTTTTAGAAAGTTGTACGGGAAGATAGAGGTGGATCTTGAGGCAAACGAAGTCATAAATGTGACACTGGACAACAACTATAACACATACAGTTTTAATGGCAAGAAGAAACTCGTGCTTTCAACCACAAGCTGGATTGGTGGAAGAAATGACTTTCTTGGCATCGCTTATCTCACTGTTGGGATGATATGCTTAGCTTTGGCAATGGGTTTCACAGCTGTATATTTCATCAAGCCTAG GCGGCTTGGTGATCCTACCTTTTTATCATGGAACAGAGGTCCTGGATCGCAGTAA
- the LOC18101433 gene encoding ent-kaur-16-ene synthase, chloroplastic isoform X1, producing the protein MSCSRPWFCPSSISATLTDPASKLVTGEFKITSLNFHGTKERIKKMFDKIELSVSSYDTAWVAMVPSPDCPETPCFPECTKWILENQLGDGSWSLPHGNPLLVKDALSSTLACILALKRWGIGEEQINKGLRFIELNSASVTDNEQHKPIGFDIIFPGMIEYAKDLDLNLPLKPTDINSMLHRRALELTSGGGKNLEGRRAYLAYVSEGIGKLQDWEMAMKYQRKNGSLFNSPSTTAAAFIHIQDAECLHYIRSLLQKFGNAVPTIYPLDIYARLSMVDALERLGIDRHFRKERKFVLDETYRFWLQGEEEIFSDNATCALAFRILRLNGYDVSLDTLNQFSEDHFSNSLGGYLKDSGAALELYRALQLSYPDESLLEKQNSRTSYFLKQGLSNVSLCGDRLRKNIIGEVHDALNFSDHANLQRLAIRRRIKHYATDDTRILKTSYRCSTIGNQDFLKLAVEDFNICQSIQREEFKHIERWVVERRLDKLKFARQKEAYCYFSAAATLFAPELSDARMSWAKNGVLTTVVDDFFDVGGSEEELVNLIELIERWDVNGSADFCSEEVEIIYSAIHSTISEIGDKSFGWQGRDVKSQVIKIWLDLLKSMLTEAQWSSNKSVPTLDEYMTTAHVSFALGPIVLPALYFVGPKLSEEVAGHPELLNLYKVTSTCGRLLNDWRSFKRESEEGKLNAVSLYMIHSGGASTEEEAIEHFKGLIDSQRRQLLQLVLQEKDSIIPRPCKDLFWNMIKLLHTFYMKDDGFTSNEMRNVVKAIINEPISLDEL; encoded by the exons ATGTCTTGCAGTCGTCCCTGGTTCTGCCCTTCTTCTATATCAG CAACCTTGACAGACCCTGCATCAAAATTAGTCACAGGAGAATTCAAGATAACCAGTCTG AACTTTCATGGAACTAAGGAAAGGATCAAGAAGATGTTTGATAAGATTGAATTGTCAGTGTCTTCATATGACACTGCTTGGGTGGCAATGGTCCCATCTCCAGATTGTCCGGAAACTCCTTGTTTTCCAGAGTGCACAAAATGGATTTTGGAAAATCAACTTGGTGATGGCTCCTGGAGTCTTCCTCATGGCAATCCATTATTAGTTAAGGATGCTCTTTCATCTACATTAGCGTGCATCCTTGCATTGAAGCGATGGGGTATCGGTgaagaacaaataaataaag GCCTTCGATTTATTGAGTTGAATTCCGCTTCAGTTACGGATAACGAGCAACATAAACCAATTGGATTTGATATAATATTTCCTGGCATGATTGAATATGCCAAAGATTTGGATTTGAACCTCCCTTTGAAGCCGACAGATATAAATTCCATGCTCCACAGGAGGGCTTTGGAGCTTACAAG TGGCGGTGGCAAGAACTTGGAGGGAAGAAGAGCCTACTTAGCATATGTTTCGGAAGGAATTGGAAAATTACAGGATTGGGAAATGGCCATGAAATATCAAAGAAAGAATGGATCACTGTTCAATTCACCATCCACCACAGCAGCTGCCTTTATTCATATTCAAGATGCTGAGTGTCTCCATTATATTCGTTCACTCTTACAGAAGTTTGGGAATGCAG TTCCAACCATTTATCCTTTGGATATATATGCTCGTCTTTCTATGGTTGATGCTCTTGAAAGGTTGGGAATCGATCGGCATTttaggaaggaaagaaaatttgTTTTGGACGAAACATACCG ATTTTGGTTGCAGGGGGAGGAAGAGATATTTTCTGATAATGCCACTTGTGCTTTGGCATTTAGGATATTACGTTTGAACGGATATGATGTCTCTCTAG ATACACTAAACCAATTTTCAGAAGATCATTTCTCTAATTCACTGGGAGGATATTTGAAGGATTCGGGAGCTGCCTTAGAGTTGTACAGAGCTCTGCAGCTAAGTTATCCAGATGAATCACTtctggaaaaacaaaattctcgGACAAGCTATTTCCTGAAACAGGGATTATCCAACGTTTCACTTTGTGGAGATAGGCTTCGTAAAAATATTATCGGAGAG GTGCATGATGCTCTCAATTTTTCTGACCATGCAAATTTGCAACGCTTAGCTATCAGAAGAAGAATTAAACATTATGCTACAGATGATACGAGGATTTTGAAAACTTCGTATCG TTGTTCGACTATTGGTAACCAGGATTTTCTCAAATTGGCTGTAGAAGACTTCAATATCTGCCAATCAATACAGCGTGAAGAATTTAAACATATCGAGAG GTGGGTTGTAGAGAGGAGACTGGACAAGCTAAAGTTTGCTAGGCAGAAGGAGGCCTACTGTTACTTCTCTGCTGCAGCAACTCTCTTCGCTCCAGAACTATCTGATGCACGCATGTCATGGGCAAAAAATGGTGTGCTTACTACTGTTGTTGATGACTTCTTTGATGTTGGTGGTTCTGAAGAAGAACTGGTAAACcttattgaattgattgagag GTGGGATGTCAATGGCAGTGCTGATTTTTGTTCTGAGGAAGTTGAGATCATATATTCGGCAATTCACAGCACTATAAGTGAGATAGGAGACAAATCTTTCGGATGGCAAGGACGCGATGTGAAAAGTCAGGTTATCAAGATT TGGTTGGATTTGCTCAAATCCATGTTGACAGAAGCACAATGGTCAAGTAACAAATCAGTGCCGACCCTTGATGAATATATGACAACTGCACATGTATCGTTCGCTCTAGGGCCTATTGTCCTTCCAGCTCTGTATTTTGTGGGGCCTAAGCTTTCAGAGGAGGTTGCTGGACATCCTGAATTGCTTAATCTATACAAGGTTACGAGCACTTGCGGGCGTCTGCTCAATGACTGGAGAAGCTTTAAG AGAGAATCTGAAGAAGGGAAATTGAATGCCGTCTCATTGTACATGATTCACAGCGGTGGTGCTTCAACTGAAGAAGAGGCCATCGAACATTTTAAAGGATTGATCGACAGCCAGAGAAGACAATTGCTTCAATTAGTTTTGCAGGAAAAGGATAGTATAATTCCTAGACCCTGCAAGGATTTGTTTTGgaacatgataaaattattgCACACGTTCTACATGAAGGATGATGGATTCACTTCAAACGAGATGAGAAATGTTGTCAAGGCAATAATAAATGAACCCATCTCTCTAGATGAATTATAA